Genomic segment of Paenibacillus polymyxa:
AGGTTATCTGACCAAACGTCAAGGAAAAGGTACCTTTGTCAATGTACCCAAAATTGGGCGGAAGATTGAACATGTCATCAGCTTTACGGCTGCCTGCAAATCCAACGGCCTATCTTCACACAGTGTGGTCACAGAACGTGAAATCATAGAAGCAGATGAGGAAATTGCACATCAGTTGCAGCTGCCACAAGGAGAAAAAGTGTTATATATTCAGCGCAAAAGATACGCCGGTGATCGACCACTAATGCTGGAGAATAATTTGTATCCTTATGACCGATTTTCTTTTCTAATGGAAGAACAGTTGGAGGGCTCTGTATACGAACTGTTGCGTCATAAATACAGCATTGATCCTAACCAACCAGGAGAGACGATATTACAAATCGCTTTGGCGGATGAATACCAGGCAAAGCTGCTGGAGACGGCCATCGGACAGGCGTTGTTCTACATGCATACGATTATTTATGATCAGCATGGAGGCCCCGTTCATGTAGGTAAACAGTACATCATTGGAGATCGTTATCAATTCTCAATATAAATCCGTTGCCTGTTATGTAAATGTATTCAGGTACGGCGCAGCTTCTGCTTCCACTCTATAAGAGAAGCAGAAGCTATATTATAACGTTATATTACGTTATGTAGTGGGACGGATGAATAATGAGGGGGTGAAATTGTGCAAGGGAAGAATGACACTTTAGCGGACAAAGTTTTACTGTCAAATGCTATTTTTAATGGCTTAGAAAATGAATCCTCGCCGGGGTTTATTGCACTGCGAGGAGAATGTATTGCAGCAGTGGGGCGTCCCGAGGAGGCACAAGCTTGGATAGGAGCGGGAACGGTTGTCTGTGATTTGGGCGATGCTTTTATCATGCCAGGAGTTCATGACAACCATGTATTTTTTACCGGATATATGTCGATGCATCGGGGCGTGGATTTGACTCATGCAGCCTCTATTGAAGAAGCAATGGAATCCATGCTACAAGCGGCAAACAACCTTCCGCCAGGGAAAGATGTAACCGCTTACGGCTGGAGCGAGGAAGGTTGGGGCAAGCTGCCTGAGCAAAGCTTGTTGGACGAGCTGTTCCCTGATCGGGCGGTAATTGCCATTAACCTAAATAAAAGCTACTGCTGGATGAACCGACTGGCTCAGGAGAAATATCAATTTTTGCCGGATCAATGCAGTGCTGAGGCACGCGCTTTGCTGCTCCAAGCTATGATGAAGGATCACAGCCTTGTCAAACAAGAGTTTATGGAGTTTTGCCGCATACTAGCTGCACGAGGAGTTACCTCCATAAAAGATATTGGCTTTGACCGGCATAGCGAGCTGCTGCCGATTCTAGAAGAATTGAAAGAAACAGGAGAACTGCCGCTCCGATTTCATTTCTCACTTGAACCCGTTGTTGAACCGTTGGATATTGCCACCGGTATGAAGTATAAAGCACTTTATAATGGGGACCTTATTCGTTTCCAAGGATACAAGCTGATGCTTGACGGCGTCGTAGCAGATCATACGGGGGACATGCTGGAACCGTACGCAGATATGCCTGAAGTCACGAATTTGAGGACGGTTGATTACGAAAAAATTGAAGCCTCTGTGCTGGAAGCGGACAGCCAAGGTATCAAATGCTGCCTAACTGCAGAAGGTGATGCTGCGATTCGCCAAGCGGTATCCATGATTGAAAAATGCCGCGAACAACAAGGTAATAACCTTATCAGACATTCTATCAGTGATCTAGAGTATCCTCATCCAGATGATTTGATCAGAATGGGCAAAAACGAAATTTTTGCCGAAGTCTACGCCCAAATCCTGCTACTGAATCCAACCTATGAAGAGGCCTATATGCCTGTTGTGGTAGGCAAAGGTAATGAAAACCGATTTTATAATTATAAATCTATGCTGGAGGCTAACGTGCCAATAACCATTGGGACTGATCTGCCTTTATTTATCACAAGTGTTCCTGATTCACTGTACTCAGCTTCTCATCGGTTATTTCCGGACGGATCACCTGCTGGAGGCTGGTATCCCGATCGTGGGATGCCGCCATCCGAAGTTTTAAAAGCATGGACCATTAATGGAGCCAGACATTGTTATATGGAAGAGGTCACAGGCACGCTGGAGGCTGGAAAATATGCTGACATCGCCGTTTTTGACCGCAACCTTCTTAATGCATCCGCTGGTGATATCAGGGATGCCCAAGTGATACTGACCATTATGGGAGGGAAGGTTACTTATAACCATTCTTGGAATGAGGGATAAACATGAACATCGAGAAAAAGAAATGGAAATTATCCTTGCCCCATAGCTATACCTTAATATTTTTGATTATTATTACAGTCGCCGCATTGACATGGATTGTACCCAGCGGACAATTTGACCGGCATGAAGTTACAGTGAACGGTGTGACCAAAACCGCGATCGTTTCGGGAACCTATCACACTGTGCCCAAAACGGGTGAGAACGGTGATTTAAGACAAGGACTCCCCCAAATCCTAAGCGCTCCTATTGAGGGGATTATCAATGCCGCCGATGTCGTCTCTTTTGTCCTTATTGTGGGCGGCTCCTTCGGGATTATACTGCAGACGGGAGCCATTGACCGTGCCCTGACAGCTCTTGCCAGACGGCTGAAAAATAAGGGGATTCTGCTTATTCCAATTGCCATGGTTATATTCAGTCTCGGAGGCTCTACCTTTGGGATGAGCGAAGAAATT
This window contains:
- a CDS encoding GntR family transcriptional regulator, whose amino-acid sequence is MLNSDQAEPLYIQLQKAVKTAIHNGTFTQGSRIPTETELSETYNVSRITVRKAIAELVHEGYLTKRQGKGTFVNVPKIGRKIEHVISFTAACKSNGLSSHSVVTEREIIEADEEIAHQLQLPQGEKVLYIQRKRYAGDRPLMLENNLYPYDRFSFLMEEQLEGSVYELLRHKYSIDPNQPGETILQIALADEYQAKLLETAIGQALFYMHTIIYDQHGGPVHVGKQYIIGDRYQFSI
- a CDS encoding amidohydrolase is translated as MQGKNDTLADKVLLSNAIFNGLENESSPGFIALRGECIAAVGRPEEAQAWIGAGTVVCDLGDAFIMPGVHDNHVFFTGYMSMHRGVDLTHAASIEEAMESMLQAANNLPPGKDVTAYGWSEEGWGKLPEQSLLDELFPDRAVIAINLNKSYCWMNRLAQEKYQFLPDQCSAEARALLLQAMMKDHSLVKQEFMEFCRILAARGVTSIKDIGFDRHSELLPILEELKETGELPLRFHFSLEPVVEPLDIATGMKYKALYNGDLIRFQGYKLMLDGVVADHTGDMLEPYADMPEVTNLRTVDYEKIEASVLEADSQGIKCCLTAEGDAAIRQAVSMIEKCREQQGNNLIRHSISDLEYPHPDDLIRMGKNEIFAEVYAQILLLNPTYEEAYMPVVVGKGNENRFYNYKSMLEANVPITIGTDLPLFITSVPDSLYSASHRLFPDGSPAGGWYPDRGMPPSEVLKAWTINGARHCYMEEVTGTLEAGKYADIAVFDRNLLNASAGDIRDAQVILTIMGGKVTYNHSWNEG